A single genomic interval of Antechinus flavipes isolate AdamAnt ecotype Samford, QLD, Australia chromosome 1, AdamAnt_v2, whole genome shotgun sequence harbors:
- the FICD gene encoding protein adenylyltransferase FICD, translated as MTFMSMATVVAVAEPKWVSLWGRWFWVAALLGLLLGSLLVVLLPLGALEEQCSTLQKGLSLLRSKLGGGRQKSPSTGLTVTTGGISLLVVKPKASADVKLEARAALNQALEMKRQGKREKAHRLFLHALKMDPNYVDALNELGIFSEEEKDILQADYLYTKALTISPYNEKALINRDRTLPLVEEIDQRYFSIIDSKVKKVMSIPKGSSALRRVMEESYYHHIYHTVAIEGNTLTLSEIRHIIETRYAVPGKSLEEQNEVIGMHAAMKYINTTLVSRIGSVTISDMLEIHRRVLGYVDPVEAGRFRTTQVFVGHHIPPHPQDVEKQMEEFIQWLNSEDAMNLHPVEFAALAHYKLVYIHPFIDGNGRTSRLLMNLILMQAGYPPITIRKEQRSEYYHVLEVANEGDVRPFIRFIAKCTETTLDMLLIATTDHAVGLPEANPNHSGCKQTIPVKT; from the exons ATGACCTTCATGTCGATGGCCACGGTGGTGGCGGTGGCAGAGCCGAAATGGGTGTCGCTGTGGGGACGCTGGTTCTGGGTGGCGGCGCTGCTGGGCCTGCTGCTGGGATCCCTGTTGGTGGTCTTGCTCCCCCTGGGGGCCTTGGAGGAGCAGTGCTCCACACTCCAGAAAGGACTGTCCTTGCTGAGGAGCAAGCTGGGAGGAGGAAGGCAGAAGTCTCCCAGCACAGGGCTCACTGTCACCACAGGAGGGATCAGTCTGCTGGTGGTCAAGCCCAAAGCGTCTGCAG ACGTTAAGCTAGAAGCCCGAGCAGCCCTGAACCAGGCCCTGGAAATGAAGCGGCAGGGGAAGCGCGAGAAGGCCCACCGACTCTTCTTGCACGCCCTCAAGATGGATCCCAATTACGTGGACGCGCTCAACGAGCTGGGCATCTTTTCTGAAGAGGAGAAAGACATTCTGCAGGCCGATTACTTATATACCAAAGCACTAACCATCTCTCCCTACAACGAGAAAGCGCTCATCAACAGGGACCGGACGTTGCCCCTGGTGGAAGAGATCGACCAGCGCTACTTCAGCATCATCGACAGCAAAGTGAAAAAGGTGATGTCCATCCCCAAGGGGAGCTCGGCGCTGCGGCGCGTCATGGAGGAGTCTTACTACCACCACATTTACCACACCGTGGCCATCGAAGGCAACACGCTGACCCTCTCCGAGATCCGGCACATCATCGAGACCCGGTACGCCGTGCCTGGGAAGAGCCTGGAGGAGCAGAACGAGGTCATCGGCATGCACGCGGCCATGAAATACATCAACACCACTCTGGTCTCCAGGATCGGGTCCGTCACCATCAGCGACATGCTGGAGATCCACCGGCGGGTGCTGGGTTACGTGGATCCCGTGGAGGCCGGGAGATTTAGGACTACGCAGGTGTTTGTGGGACATCATATTCCTCCCCATCCTCAAGATGTGGAAAAGCAGATGGAAGAGTTCATACAGTGGCTGAACTCGGAGGACGCCATGAATCTGCACCCGGTGGAATTTGCCGCGCTGGCCCATTATAAACTGGTCTACATCCACCCCTTCATCGATGGCAACGGCAGGACCTCCCGCCTGCTGATGAACCTCATTTTGATGCAGGCAGGCTACCCTCCCATTACAATTCGCAAGGAGCAGAGATCCGAGTATTACCACGTGTTGGAAGTTGCCAACGAAGGGGACGTGAGACCCTTCATCCGTTTCATTGCCAAGTGTACCGAGACCACCTTAGACATGCTGCTAATCGCAACCACTGACCATGCCGTGGGATTGCCAGAAGCAAATCCCAACCATTCTGGATGCAAACAAACTATTCCTGTGAAAACGTAA